The Clostridioides sp. ES-S-0010-02 genome window below encodes:
- a CDS encoding flagellar assembly protein FliW has product MKVTLKKGILGFENLREYELLDIENNDTLKEFNSTEEDCIGFIIVSPFEIIKEYEIVLNKDIIENLEIESPNDIMIFNIITLGQTLEESTVNMKAPIVINIKNNYGMQIILQEEKYSIRHPLLRGDDGC; this is encoded by the coding sequence ATGAAGGTTACATTGAAAAAAGGTATACTAGGATTTGAAAATCTAAGAGAATATGAACTTTTAGATATAGAAAATAATGATACTTTAAAAGAATTTAATTCTACTGAAGAGGATTGTATAGGATTTATTATTGTATCACCATTTGAGATAATTAAGGAATATGAAATTGTTCTGAATAAAGATATAATAGAAAATCTTGAAATAGAGTCTCCTAATGATATTATGATATTTAATATAATAACTCTTGGCCAAACTTTAGAAGAATCAACTGTAAACATGAAAGCTCCTATAGTAATAAATATAAAAAATAATTATGGAATGCAAATAATCTTACAAGAAGAAAAATACAGTATAAGACATCCATTATTGAGAGGTGATGATGGATGTTAG
- the fliD gene encoding flagellar filament capping protein FliD — translation MSNISPIRVTGLSGNFDMEGIIEASMTKDKEKVDKAKQAQQIVKWKQEIYRDIIKESKDMYDKYFGLDSKSNIISKNAYSSLNIKSSDESVIVASGSAGANKINYQFAVSQMAEPAKVTIKLNASTPIVKQFPPNASGASSLTIGDVNIPISEQDTTSTIVSKINALCEDKDIRASYSELTGELMISRKQTGTSSELNLKVSGNDNLAAQIANDNGITFTTDTAGNKVASTHGKNLEADITDENGRTVHINKESNSFVIDNISYNVNSKGTAKLVSVTDTEEATKNMKAFVEDYNKLMDKVYGLVTTKKQKDYPPLTEAQKEDMTTEEIEKWDKKAKEGILRNDDELRSFVEDIQSMFFGDAESIETLKKLGINESENYNKKGQIAFKEDVFSKAIIEDSDKVYKILAGYSSNSDDKGMLEKLKDIIYEYSGSSGSKFAEKAGIEKTASASENIYSKQIAEQEKNINRLVEKMNDKEKRLYAKYSALESLLNQYSSQMNYFSQGN, via the coding sequence ATGTCAAATATAAGTCCTATAAGAGTTACAGGTCTTTCAGGAAATTTTGATATGGAAGGGATAATAGAGGCTAGTATGACCAAAGACAAAGAAAAGGTCGACAAAGCTAAGCAAGCTCAACAAATAGTAAAATGGAAACAAGAAATATACAGAGATATTATTAAAGAATCAAAAGATATGTATGATAAATATTTTGGACTTGATTCTAAAAGCAATATAATAAGTAAAAATGCATATTCATCTTTAAATATAAAAAGTTCTGATGAGAGTGTTATAGTTGCAAGTGGATCAGCTGGTGCAAATAAAATAAACTATCAGTTTGCTGTATCACAAATGGCAGAACCAGCAAAAGTAACAATTAAGTTAAATGCAAGTACTCCTATTGTTAAACAATTTCCACCAAATGCTAGTGGTGCAAGTTCATTGACTATTGGTGATGTAAACATACCAATTTCTGAACAGGATACTACAAGTACTATTGTTAGTAAAATAAATGCTCTTTGTGAAGATAAGGATATAAGAGCTTCATATAGTGAGCTAACAGGTGAATTAATGATTTCTAGAAAGCAAACTGGAACATCATCAGAACTTAATTTAAAAGTAAGTGGTAATGATAATTTAGCTGCGCAAATTGCTAATGATAATGGCATTACATTTACAACTGATACTGCTGGTAATAAAGTTGCATCAACGCATGGGAAAAATTTAGAAGCTGATATAACTGATGAAAATGGAAGAACAGTACATATAAATAAAGAATCAAACTCGTTTGTAATAGATAATATTTCCTATAATGTTAATTCAAAGGGAACAGCTAAATTAGTTTCTGTCACTGATACCGAAGAAGCTACTAAAAATATGAAAGCATTTGTAGAGGATTATAATAAATTGATGGATAAAGTTTACGGATTAGTAACTACTAAAAAGCAAAAAGATTATCCACCTCTTACAGAAGCTCAAAAAGAAGATATGACAACTGAGGAAATAGAAAAATGGGATAAAAAAGCCAAAGAAGGTATACTTAGAAATGATGATGAATTAAGATCATTTGTTGAAGATATTCAATCTATGTTTTTTGGAGATGCAGAAAGTATTGAGACTTTAAAAAAGCTAGGTATTAATGAATCTGAGAATTATAATAAAAAAGGACAAATAGCATTTAAGGAAGATGTTTTTTCAAAGGCTATTATAGAAGATAGTGATAAAGTTTATAAAATTTTAGCTGGATATTCTTCAAATAGTGATGATAAAGGTATGCTTGAAAAACTAAAAGATATAATATATGAATATTCAGGGAGTTCAGGTTCTAAATTTGCAGAGAAGGCTGGTATAGAAAAAACAGCTTCTGCAAGTGAAAATATATATTCTAAACAAATTGCAGAGCAAGAAAAAAATATAAATAGATTGGTTGAAAAAATGAATGATAAAGAGAAAAGACTTTATGCAAAATATTCAGCTTTAGAATCTTTGTTAAATCAATATAGTTCTCAAATGAATTATTTTTCACAAGGTAACTAA
- a CDS encoding YaaR family protein — MGINIDKLNISPSRNIEVKKTKENNKFSDSLNSVKQSSSMEDIKRNLESVKKAGERLVLTQNYGDISIYKNAVKEYLKSVVDNMYSLDKNSSFWEHQYYKNVKIVDNKLEDMTSKLLSEEKENIDIVSTVDMIQGLLIDMYR, encoded by the coding sequence ATGGGTATAAATATAGATAAGCTAAACATAAGTCCAAGTAGAAATATAGAGGTGAAAAAAACAAAGGAAAATAATAAATTTTCTGACAGCTTAAACTCTGTAAAACAATCTTCTTCAATGGAAGATATAAAACGAAATCTGGAAAGTGTAAAAAAGGCAGGAGAGAGGCTTGTACTTACTCAAAACTATGGCGATATTAGTATATATAAAAATGCAGTAAAAGAATACCTAAAATCTGTTGTAGATAACATGTATTCACTTGATAAAAATAGTAGCTTTTGGGAGCATCAGTATTATAAGAATGTAAAGATTGTTGACAATAAACTTGAGGATATGACTAGTAAGTTACTTAGTGAAGAAAAAGAAAACATAGATATTGTTTCTACTGTTGATATGATACAAGGCTTGTTGATAGATATGTATAGATAA
- the flgM gene encoding flagellar biosynthesis anti-sigma factor FlgM produces the protein MDIKNVSSNIVVNNYLKNTSGVKKVEEVQKTSKTDKIELSKFAKEMASVSNMSDETIRNKKIDEIKNALESGTYKIKPEEIAKKMIEDMRG, from the coding sequence ATGGATATTAAAAATGTAAGTTCAAATATTGTAGTGAATAATTATTTAAAGAATACATCAGGTGTAAAAAAAGTGGAAGAAGTTCAAAAAACTAGTAAAACAGACAAGATAGAGCTATCTAAATTTGCAAAGGAAATGGCAAGTGTATCAAATATGAGTGATGAGACTATTAGAAATAAAAAAATCGATGAAATAAAAAATGCATTGGAAAGTGGAACTTACAAAATAAAACCAGAAGAAATTGCGAAAAAAATGATAGAGGATATGCGAGGATAA
- the fliS gene encoding flagellar export chaperone FliS, protein MKLNLDELNKLSQEELLLVLLDGAVESTKISKIAIIDGDMQKSHKELIRVQDIFTELMLTLDQNAGKWAKDMYNVYDFIRYELSKANITNDIKIIDEVLPIIQQIRTVWYEANNKSINNRQEE, encoded by the coding sequence ATGAAATTAAATTTAGATGAATTAAATAAACTTTCTCAAGAGGAATTGTTGTTGGTACTTTTGGATGGAGCTGTAGAATCCACGAAGATATCAAAAATAGCAATCATAGATGGAGATATGCAAAAATCGCACAAAGAACTTATAAGAGTACAAGATATATTTACAGAATTAATGCTTACACTAGATCAAAATGCAGGTAAATGGGCAAAAGATATGTATAATGTCTATGATTTTATAAGATATGAATTATCAAAAGCAAATATAACAAATGATATAAAAATAATAGATGAAGTACTGCCAATAATACAACAAATTAGAACCGTGTGGTATGAAGCTAATAATAAATCAATAAATAACAGACAGGAGGAATGA
- the flgL gene encoding flagellar hook-associated protein FlgL, translating to MRVSTGMMSSSYLNSLQDNLQRLDKVNRQVNTTKEINKLSDNPYKAIKILNSKSEIKTMETYIENCNDTANWLETTDTSLDQLGKLLSDIKKNLVASGDGAYSEDELKTLSNSTNEKMKEIANALNATHEGKYIFSGSNTGIPPVDCIENADGSVSLKFNSSLNLNKLKDSLSMDVAQGISVDYNVKLSSLGFDPTKTDSFEELNNISKKLANPTDAAIKELTTTCLGDMDKLIENTVNVRSIYGTKANTVDAMKEKNDDSLIQLKDVLSQNEEIDYGEKLVQLKAAELTYQASLQTGGKLFNVSILDYI from the coding sequence ATGAGAGTTAGTACAGGCATGATGTCTAGTAGTTATCTAAATTCATTGCAAGATAATCTACAAAGATTAGACAAGGTTAATAGACAAGTTAATACAACGAAAGAAATAAATAAATTATCTGATAATCCATATAAAGCAATAAAGATATTGAATTCAAAAAGTGAAATAAAAACTATGGAGACTTATATTGAAAACTGTAATGATACAGCAAATTGGTTAGAGACTACTGATACTTCATTAGATCAGCTTGGAAAGTTGTTGTCAGATATAAAGAAAAATTTAGTGGCAAGTGGTGATGGAGCATATTCAGAGGATGAGCTAAAGACTCTCAGCAACTCAACTAATGAAAAAATGAAAGAAATCGCAAATGCTTTAAATGCAACGCATGAAGGTAAGTATATATTTTCAGGTTCAAATACAGGTATACCACCTGTTGATTGTATAGAGAATGCTGATGGCTCAGTAAGCTTAAAGTTTAATTCTAGTTTAAATCTTAACAAATTAAAGGATTCTTTGAGTATGGATGTAGCTCAAGGAATAAGTGTAGATTATAATGTTAAGTTGAGTAGTCTTGGATTTGACCCAACAAAGACTGATTCATTTGAGGAGCTAAATAATATATCAAAGAAACTAGCAAATCCAACTGATGCGGCTATAAAAGAATTGACGACAACTTGCTTAGGAGATATGGATAAACTAATAGAAAATACAGTAAATGTTAGGTCTATATATGGGACAAAAGCAAATACAGTAGATGCTATGAAGGAAAAAAACGATGATAGTTTGATACAGTTAAAGGATGTTCTATCACAAAATGAAGAGATAGATTATGGAGAAAAACTTGTTCAATTAAAGGCTGCAGAATTAACTTATCAAGCTTCTCTACAAACAGGAGGAAAGTTATTTAATGTATCTATATTAGATTACATATAG
- a CDS encoding flagellar protein FlgN, giving the protein MITDLKVIIYEEKKILSNMMELLKEQFDYIVVKDIENLNGLNPKLEDISRELASIEIKRRQLFSGDISMSEVVENSNDEYLKEIYTDLKHIIALAKNQQESNDSLIKKELIFTKKMINFIKPADKQTTTYNSYGNIRK; this is encoded by the coding sequence ATGATTACAGACTTAAAAGTTATAATATATGAAGAAAAAAAGATACTTAGTAATATGATGGAATTATTAAAAGAACAATTTGATTATATAGTTGTAAAAGATATAGAAAATTTAAATGGATTAAATCCTAAATTAGAAGATATTAGTAGAGAACTTGCATCTATAGAGATAAAGAGAAGACAGCTTTTTAGTGGTGATATTTCAATGAGTGAAGTTGTTGAAAATAGTAATGATGAATATTTAAAAGAAATATATACAGACTTAAAGCACATTATTGCTTTAGCTAAAAATCAACAAGAATCAAATGATTCTCTAATAAAGAAAGAACTTATTTTTACGAAAAAAATGATTAATTTTATAAAACCAGCGGATAAACAAACTACAACTTATAATTCTTATGGAAATATTAGAAAATAG
- the fliS gene encoding flagellar export chaperone FliS has protein sequence MYGENPYNSYKQNSVFMASKEQLLLMLVDGAVKYTKIARLSIIDKNMQRAHKELIRVQDIFTELMVTLDQNAGQWAKDMYRVYDFVRYELSRANIRKDVQIIDNVLPIIEQIKDTWHEADKKSKEERNRG, from the coding sequence ATGTATGGAGAAAATCCTTATAATTCTTATAAGCAAAATTCAGTATTTATGGCATCAAAAGAACAATTGTTATTAATGCTTGTAGATGGAGCAGTAAAATATACAAAGATAGCTAGATTATCTATTATAGATAAGAATATGCAAAGAGCACATAAAGAGCTTATAAGAGTACAAGATATATTTACAGAATTGATGGTCACATTGGATCAAAATGCAGGTCAATGGGCAAAAGATATGTATAGAGTTTATGATTTTGTGAGATATGAATTATCAAGAGCAAATATAAGAAAAGATGTACAAATAATAGATAATGTGTTACCTATAATAGAGCAAATTAAAGATACATGGCATGAAGCTGATAAAAAAAGTAAAGAAGAAAGAAATAGGGGATAA
- a CDS encoding FliM/FliN family flagellar motor switch protein → MNSKKEDIYELNFGQLIEEKTGVIEENQNVFNAKVNVAVSIGNTTETIKNILDLKEGSIIKLNKNVDEKLDIYANDRLFAYGESIITNEKLSVRLSKIEDSDIN, encoded by the coding sequence ATGAATAGCAAAAAAGAGGATATATATGAATTGAATTTTGGGCAACTAATAGAAGAAAAGACTGGTGTTATAGAAGAAAATCAAAATGTTTTTAATGCAAAAGTAAATGTAGCTGTTTCTATAGGAAACACAACAGAAACAATAAAAAATATATTAGATTTAAAAGAAGGCTCTATAATAAAACTAAATAAGAATGTGGATGAAAAATTAGATATATATGCAAATGATAGATTATTTGCTTATGGAGAAAGTATTATTACAAATGAGAAATTATCTGTAAGATTATCTAAAATAGAAGATTCAGATATAAATTAG
- the csrA gene encoding carbon storage regulator CsrA: MLVISRKKGESILIGENIEVKVVGVDGNNVKLAMSAPNNIGILRKEIYEKIKEENIKATNKNIDILSNLK, encoded by the coding sequence ATGTTAGTTATTTCTAGAAAAAAGGGAGAGTCAATACTTATAGGAGAAAATATTGAAGTCAAGGTAGTAGGTGTTGATGGAAATAATGTTAAATTAGCTATGTCAGCTCCAAATAATATAGGAATATTAAGAAAAGAAATTTATGAAAAGATAAAAGAAGAAAATATAAAAGCAACAAATAAAAATATAGATATTTTGAGTAATTTAAAATAA
- the flgK gene encoding flagellar hook-associated protein FlgK: MAGLFSILNTANSGMNAHQKAIQTISHNISNLDTEGYSRQRTEFATNSPMYMPSLNNAIGRGQLGTGVHVTDVTRARNSFYDYQFRAEAHKYGNTVSKYDYYNTIETIINEPSDYGISAGIDDFFKGWESLAKDINSDSKKSLVVENASNLATLISESYKKLDKLKGDIDDNIDSEIKQINDMLKSLEDLNKSIDVISGSGSTPNDLLDERDRILDDLSFKLDLENGDVKNMLADGKLELNELKNPDGTWKTGVSGTLQGLFEMHGKIDTYKSDLKDVSDGLAKQINDVYNTSAGITVTDFFITSNVDGEDIIKVNPAIKSNPNELKLTADEASKIAKLKDEKIDIGAVGGKVSTISDHYKAFAEAVGLDSKKVNQDEVNQRKIINNIDSSRMSVSGVSLDEEMTELIKVQRSYQASAKVMSTAVQLLDVVINGII; this comes from the coding sequence ATGGCAGGATTATTTTCCATTTTAAATACAGCTAATTCAGGCATGAATGCACATCAAAAAGCAATACAGACAATTTCTCATAATATAAGTAATCTAGATACAGAAGGTTATTCTAGGCAGAGAACAGAATTTGCTACAAATAGCCCAATGTATATGCCTAGCTTAAACAATGCAATTGGAAGAGGTCAATTAGGAACTGGTGTACATGTAACAGATGTAACAAGAGCTAGAAATAGTTTTTATGATTACCAATTTAGAGCAGAGGCTCATAAATATGGTAATACAGTTTCAAAGTATGATTATTATAATACTATAGAAACTATAATAAATGAACCATCAGACTATGGTATATCTGCAGGGATAGATGATTTTTTCAAAGGATGGGAATCATTAGCAAAGGATATAAATAGTGATAGCAAAAAAAGTTTAGTAGTAGAAAATGCATCAAATTTAGCAACTCTAATAAGTGAGAGTTATAAGAAACTTGATAAGTTAAAAGGAGATATAGATGATAATATAGATTCTGAGATAAAACAGATAAATGACATGTTAAAGAGCCTTGAAGATTTGAATAAATCTATTGATGTTATATCTGGCTCTGGTTCGACGCCAAATGATTTACTTGACGAAAGAGATAGAATCTTAGATGATTTAAGTTTTAAGCTAGACCTTGAAAATGGCGATGTTAAAAATATGCTTGCAGATGGTAAATTAGAACTTAATGAACTAAAAAATCCAGATGGGACTTGGAAAACAGGTGTATCAGGAACTTTACAAGGGCTGTTTGAAATGCATGGTAAGATTGATACATATAAAAGCGATTTAAAAGACGTATCTGATGGATTAGCTAAACAGATAAATGATGTTTATAATACATCTGCTGGAATAACAGTAACAGATTTTTTTATAACTTCAAATGTAGATGGTGAAGATATCATAAAGGTAAATCCAGCTATAAAGAGTAATCCAAATGAATTAAAGCTTACTGCTGATGAGGCTTCGAAGATTGCTAAGCTAAAAGATGAAAAAATAGATATTGGAGCAGTTGGTGGAAAAGTAAGTACAATAAGTGACCACTATAAAGCTTTTGCAGAAGCAGTAGGTTTAGATTCTAAAAAGGTAAATCAAGATGAAGTGAATCAACGTAAAATTATAAATAATATTGATAGTTCACGAATGAGTGTTTCAGGTGTATCTTTAGATGAAGAAATGACAGAGCTTATAAAAGTACAACGTTCATATCAAGCCAGTGCAAAAGTTATGTCCACAGCTGTGCAACTATTGGATGTTGTAATAAATGGAATAATTTAA